From the genome of Alcanivorax sp.:
TCAGCATGGGGCTCAGCAAGTGATACCCGGCCACCCGGTTCAGGGTGCGGTTGTCGAGAAGTACGGGGTGGGCGTTATCGATCCGGCCAGTCAGTTTGGCGCGTCGGTGGCGAGGGTCGTCGCTGGCCAGCAAGGTGGCCAGGCCCGCGGCGGGCAGTTCGGCTTTCTGTTGCTGGCTTTCCAGCCAGGCACGCTTCTCTTCGGCCCGTTCCAGCTGCCACCAGCTCAGTCGCAGGCAGGTGCCGACAACTACAAACAGGGCAATGAGCGCCAGATAAGCACTGACGCGGGTGCGCGTTGCCATAGAATACTCTGCCGCTCTGGATCGGTGTTGCCACCCTTATTTGTGTGCAGGGCGGCGGCGGATGATTACAATGGCGGCACATTCTACATAGGACAGACCCGTGCGGCCATGCACGATGGTCCGCTAATGTCACAGGAGTCAGCTATATATGTGGTGGGTAAAACTGATTGTCATCGTGCTGCTGCTGGCGGCCCTGTTTTCTCTGGGGCGGGCGTTGATGGCGCTGGTCAAGGGGGAAAAGGGGGAGGCGAAATCCCGCACCATGCGGGCTCTGGCCTGGCGGGTAGGGTTTTCGGTGGCAGTGTTCCTGTTCATCCTGCTGAGCATGATGATGGGCTGGATTACTCCGCATGATGTGAATCCCAATCTGCTGCACGGCCAGCCGATTCACCAGCAGGCTGCCCCGGCGGAGTAGACGCCGACAAAGCGTAAAAGCCCGGTAAAAAACCAAAGTGCCCCTGAACCCGGGGGGGGAGCCCCTCTCTAAAGGCCCAGACTGGATGATCAAGGAGGCGGTACGGATGGTAAACAGCATCATGAAGCGGCTGGTTTTGCTGGTGTTTGTGCGTCTGGTGGCGCATGCAGAGCGGCACGGAGCGCATGCGGTAAGGGACCTTTATGATCCTGTGCGCTAGAAAAACCAATTATTTTGCCTGTGCGGGGAACTTTCCTGGCGCAGGGGGGACAAAACTAGTGCAAATAACGTTTTCTCCTCAAGAAATATAGGCAACCCTCGGGGCGTTCGATGTAATCGACGCCCTGTTTTTTTGCCGCTCTGCGGCTGCATCCGAGTGACTATCTGTCCCGTGGCGGGGCCGGGGGGAAGGCCAGGGTGGCCACATTGGGGCCTTTGGCATCGGCAATCTTTGCTGGTCCTTCTTTCTTGACTTCATCGATGCGAATGATGGCCTGCAGGGGGATGTAGGAGCGAATCACATCCGTGAATTCACTCTTCAATTTCTCCTCCGCCGGGTCTACCACCACCCCCGAGCGTTCACCGAAGCGAAATTCCTCCACTTCAATAAAGCCATACAGCTCACTTTGATATATCTGTCCGGCATAAAGCTCGTAGGTTTTTCCATTGTTCAGGAATATTACGCGGTAAATCTGACGCTCTGCGGGCATGGGGGTATCCGTCGGATGGGGTAAGGGCGGCTGGAGCCATGGGGAATCAGGAGTGAAAGACAGACCACCATCGGATCATGCTGATTCCGCAAGGAATTATAGCGACAGTCCCTGACAAAAAGTAACGCCGCATCTGCCTGAAAAGCTTGATAAACCCTACCGTTTGGCTGGACTTTGCCCATGCGAATGACTAGAGTTGGCGCCCATAAATGCAATAGGGCATTTTGCCGCACCTTGATCAACCCGGTGTATCGCCAGCTGTCGGGAACTAGCTGTTTGATTTCATTGGAATTGCGCCTGTGCGACGGTAGTAAATGACCACCCCCTTGGTCGCTGCGGTCCACAGTACGGTGTAGCAGATCCCCATCGCATCAATCCTGAAACTTCGCTTTCCAGGTGCCGGTTACGGCAAAGAACAAGCGCGCCCGTTACGAGGTGTGCTGGGGAAAACAGGGAGCAAACGCATGCAGTCAACTCTGTTCCACCGCGCGGCAGCGGGTCTGACGTCACTGATGATCAGTGGCATGACCTTCGCCAGCGACTGGACCGAACGTTCCAATCTTGACCTGCGACCCGGTGTTACCGAGGTCAGCCAGGAGATTCAAGATCTTCACACTACCGTTCTCTGGATTGTGACCGTTATCGGTCTGCTGGTGTTCGGCCTGATCGTGGTTTCCATGATCCGCCATCGCCGTTCCAAGAACCCGAACCCGGCCACTTTCCACGAAAACGTGTTCCTGGAAGTGCTGTGGACCGTGATTCCTTTCGTGATTCTGATCGCCATGGCCGTGCCGGCCACCCGCGTGCTGGTCAAGCTGGATGACAGTGCAGAATCCGAGCTCACGGTGAAGGTGACCGGCTACCGCTGGAAGTGGAGCTACGAATACCTCACCTACGAAGATGACAACGATATTGGTGTCTCCTTCTTCTCCAACCTGGCGACCCCGCCGGAACAGTACAACAACCCGGTCCTGGCCGGTGGTCTGTTCCCCTACGGCACTGCGAAGGACCGGGTCGGCAAGGAAGCTCCCGAGAAGGACCACAACTATCAGCTGGAAGTGGACAAGAAACTGGTCATCCCGTCAGGCCAGAAAGTCCGTTTCCTGGTCACTTCCGACGACGTGATCCACTCTTTCTGGGTGCCGGACTTCGGCGGCAAGAAAGACGCCATCCCCGGCTTCGTGAACGAAACCTGGGCGCTGGTACCGGAAGGCAAGGAAGGCACCTACTACGGTCAGTGTGCTGAACTGTGTGGCAAGAACCACGCCTTCATGCCCATTGCGGTAGAAGTGGTTACCCAGGATGAATTCAAGACCTGGATTGCCGAAGAGAAAGAGAAGGCCGCTTCCGGCCCGGATCTGACCCCGTTCTCTGGTCTGGACCAGGCGATGGAAGAAGGTGAGCAGGTTTATGCCTCTGCCTGTGCCCTGTGCCACGGTGCCAACGGTGAAGGCGGCATTGGTCTGCCGTTCGCCGGTACCGACTTCGCCACCCAGGACGAGTACCTGAACGAACATATCGACGTGCTGGTGAATGGCCGTGCTGCCATGCCCGCATTCAAGGCTCAGCTGACTCCGCGCCAGATTGCGGCGGTAGTGACCTACGAGCGTAACGCTTTCGGCAACGACACCGGCGACCTGATTCAGCCCGCCGATGTTAATGACCACGAATAAGGGAGGGGATAGCAATGTCTACTGCAGCTGCAACCCATGATGATCACCACGATCATCACCACGCCCCGACCGGCCTGAAACGCTGGCTGTTCAGCACCAACCACAAAGATATCGGTACCTTGTACCTGTGGTTCAGCTTTGCCATGTTCCTGGTTGGCGGCTTTATGGCCATGGTAATTCGTGCCGAGCTCCTCGAGCCCGGCATGCAGTTCGTGGATCCGGAGTTCTTCAACCAGATGACCACCGTACACGGGCTGGTCATGGTATTTGGTGCGGTTATGCCCGCCACGGTTGGTCTGGCCAACTGGATGATTCCGTTGATGATCGGTGCGCCGGATATGGCGCTGCCGCGGATGAACAACTGGTCCTTCTGGATCCTGCCGTTCGCCTTCGGCATCCTGATCTTCGCCGTGCTGATGAGCGCCTTCGGTGCCGGTAACCCCAGTGCGCCGAACTTCGGCTGGACCTTCTACGCGCCGTTGTCTACCAAGTACGGCCCGGCGTCCACCGACCTGTTCATCCTGTCCGTACACATGATGGGTATCTCTTCCATCATGGGCGCGATCAACGTTGTGGTAACCGTCTTCAACATGCGTGCCCCGGGCATGACCCTGATGAAGATGCCGTTGTTCGTGTGGACCTGGCTGATCACCGCCTTCCTGCTGATTGCGGTAATCCCGGTTCTGGCCGGTGCGGTGACCATGATGCTGACTGACCGTCATTTCGGCACCAGCTTCTTCGATGCCGCCGGTGGTGGTGACCCGGTCCTGTTCCAGCACATTTTCTGGTTCTTCGGGCACCCTGAGGTGTACATCATGATCCTGCCGAGCTTCGGTATCGTGTCTGCGATCATTCCGGCCTTTGCCCGCAAGCCGCTGTTCGGTTACGCCTCCATGGTGTACGCGACCGCGTCCATCGCGCTGCTGTCCTTCGTGGTCTGGGCCCACCACATGTTCACTGTGGGCATGCCGTTGGCCGGTACCCTGTTCTTCATGTACATGACCATGCTGATCTCCGTACCCACCGGTGTGAAGGTGTTCAACTGGGTGGCCACCATGTGGCGCGGTTCCATGACCTTCGAACTGCCGATGAAGTGGGCGATCGCGTTCGTGATCCTGTTCACCTGTGGCGGTCTGTCCGGTCTGATGCTGGCCATGACCCCCATCGACTTCCAGTACCACGACACCTACTTCGTAGTGGCTCACTTCCACTATGTACTGGTGACCGGTGCCATCTTCTCCATCTTTGCAGCGGCCTACTACTGGTTGCCCAAGTGGTCCGGCGTGATGCCGAGCAAGCTGCTGGGCGAGCTGCACTTCTGGAACTCCCTGATTTCCGCCAACCTGCTGTTCTTCCCCATGCACTTCGTGGGGCTGGCCGGCATGCCGCGTCGTTACGCTGACTACGCGTTGCAGTTTGCGGATTACAACTTCTGGATTTCCATTGGTGGCTTCTGGTTCGGTCTGTCCCAGGTGATCTTCCTGGTGGTAGCCGTGCGCTGCGCCATGAAGAAAGGCGAGCCGGCTCCGGCCAAGCCCTGGGAAGGTGCAGAAGGTCTGGAATGGGAAGTGCCGTCTCCGGCGCCGTTCCACACCTTTGACACTCCGCCGGTGGTCAAGTAACGGACACGTGACGAGGGCACTATGAGCGAGAATCAGCCACTCAGCGTAGAGCAGCGCAACAAGCGTACGCTGAAAAAGCTGGTGATCTGGGCGATTGGCATGTTTGCCTTCGCCTTCCTCATGGTGCCTTTTTACAACGTGATCTGTGACATCACTGGACTGAATGGCAAGACATCCAGTACGGCTGCTACCGATGCTCCGGCACAGGTGGTGGAAGACCGTACCGTGACAGTGGAATTCATTACCCAGAAAGGGGATGGCATCAGCGGTGAGTTCACCTCTGAGACCAAGCGGGTAAAGGTGCATCCGGGTGAGATTACCCTGGTCCATTTTTATGCCAGCAATCCCACGGATTCGGACATGGTGACCCAGAGCATCCCGTCGGTGACTCCGGGCGTCGCGGCGCGTTACCTGCACAAGACCCAGTGCTTTTGCTTCGATCAGCAGACACTGGCGGCAGGCGAACGCAAGGACATGCCGATGATCTTCTATCTGGATCCGGAAATTCCCAGTCACATCAATCAATTCACTCTGTCGTACACTATTTTTGATGTGACAGAGCGGGTCGCCGGTAAAAACAACAGCGTGGCTGTGAACTGATAACAGCCGGTTGTAGAGGAGAATTTTAATGGCTACTGACAAGTATTACGTACCGGAAAGCAGCCCCTGGCCGCTGACCGCGTCTATCGGTCTGTGCATGACCGCGGTGGGCGGTGCCCACTTTATCCAGCAGAGCACCATGGCGGACATGGAACCCAGCTTCTCGGGCAAGCCCCTGTTCTTCCTGGGCCTGGCCTGGCTGCTGGTGGTGGTTGCCCTGTGGTGGCGTGACACCATCAAGGAATCCGTGACCGGTCTGCACAGCAACCAGCTGGGTGGTTCCTACCGCCAGGGTATGCTGTGGTTCATCTTTTCCGAGGTGATGTTCTTTGCTGCCTTCTTTGGTGCCATGTTCTATACCCGCTGGCTGATCATTCCGTGGCTGGGCGGTGAAGGCACTGGTGCCATGACCCACGAAGTACTGTGGCCGGAATTCCAGGCCATGTGGCCGCTGACCGTGACCCCGGACGGCACCACCACTACCCCGATGGGAGCCTGGGGCCTGCCGGCCATCAACACCGCCATCCTGCTGGTGTCATCCATCACCCTGACCATTGCCCACCATGCACTGCTGGAAGGCAAGCGCGGCACCTTGATCCTGTTCCAGGCCGCCACCGTGGTGCTGGGTGTGATCTTCCTGGGCCTGCAGGCGCTGGAATATGTTCACGCCTACGACATGGGTCTGACCCTGGATGCGGGCATCTACGGTAGCCTGTTCTTCCTGCTGACCGGTTTCCACGGCGCCCACGTGACCATCGGTACCATCTTCCTGCTTGTCACCCTGATCCGTGTGATCAAGGGGCACTTCAGCGAAGATAACTGCTTTGCCTGGGAAGCGGGTGCCTGGTACTGGCACTTTGTGGACGTGGTATGGCTGTTCCTGTTCGTGACCGTGTACTGGTTGTAAGAGACGCTGCACGCGTCACGCAACAAGCAACACGCTAAAAAGCCGCGCTCCGAAAGGGGCGCGGCTTTTTTGTGGGCAGCTCTGCGGCTGCTGGACGCTGGACGAATCACGTCGGACGCTAAAAACCTCTGTCTTCAACAGCGCACTGTGGTTGAAGGGAGTAACCAGCCTGCAGGCGCTCCGAGTCTCGAAGGTAAAAAGTTACGAGTTACGATAAGCGAGTTTCGAAAGGCAAAACCTCAAATCTCGTGCTGGGTTGTTGTCTTTTGATCTTCGAAACTCGGTACTCGAAACTCGCTTCTGGAATCCTTACCTCGCCAAGGCTCGGATCGCCTGCAGGCAGGCTCCTACGGCGGGGAATAGCGAGGGTTTTAACGATGCAAAAAGGCCCGCCCGGTTTATCGGGCGGGCCTTTTTGCATCAGGCATCAGGCATCAGGCATCAGGCATCAGGCATCAGGCATCAGGCATCAGGCATCAGGCATCAGGCATCAGGCATCAGGCATCAGGCATCAGGCATTCACTAATCCATTTCCCGATCTCGCGGATCTGTTCCAGGCACACCATGTGTTCCATGGGGTAGGTGCGATAGTCGGGGGACAGGCCCATCTGTTGCAGGCTGGCAACCGCGCGCTGGCCCAGCTGTTCCGGTACCACCGGATCCATGGTGCCGTGGCTGACCATGACGGGGAGGTGGGCATTCGTTTCGCTCAGGGCGACAGGTATGGCCATGTAGGTGGACAGGGTCAACAGGCCGGCAAGCGGCTTGGGGTGGCGCAGGGCACACTGATAGGCCACAGCGCCGCCTTGAGAGAAGCCGGCGATAATGATCCTGTTGCTGGGAATGCCACGCTGGATTTCCCGTTCGATCAGATCGTCGATCGCATCCGCGGAGGCCAGAACGCCGCTCTCGTCCACCTTGCGGTCGATATCCATGGCCAGGATGTCGTACCAGGCAGGCATCACCATGCCGCCATTGACGGTCACCGGGATGTTGGGCGCATGGGGGAAGATGAAGCGCACGGGCAGATCGGCTGGCAGCTGCAGCTCAGGCACGATGGGTTCAAAATCGTGACCACTGGCCCCCAATCCATGTAACCAGATCACGCTGGCGACAGCGGGTTGTGCCGGCTCGATTTCGATACATTCCAGCAAGGCCATGATCATTCCCCTCCTGCGACGATAACGCGTACGGCGTTGAGTTGGCACTGGGCGTCGGCCAGCAGTTTTTCCAGTTGCCGGGTCTGGTTTTCCAGAGCAGTAATCTCTTCTTCACGGACCGCCGGGTTCTTTTCTTTCAGCGCCTTGAGGCGGCCGAGTTCGTGCCCTTGCTCCTCACGCATGGCGTCCAGTGCAGCGGTGATAATGGTGTCCGCTTCCTTGCCCGCGGCGGCTTCGTTGCCCTTGAGCAGTTTTTCCAACAGGCCTTTCTGGCTGGAAACAATCTTGCGGCTAAGGGGTTTGTCCATCTTGTGACATTGCTGGCTTAGGCCGTCGTGGCTGATGGCCTGGCTGATGTTCTTGCCATTACTGTCCAGCAGGTGACGGATCACCGTGCAGGGCAGGAAGCGGTCTGCCTGCAGATGTTTGGGAGCCATGGACTCCACCGTGTAAATCGCTTCAATCAGCAGGGTGCCGGCCTTGATACGCGGGTTTTTCAGCAGGCTGACAGCCGCCTTGCCCTTGTGCTCTCCAAGCAGCATTTCAAGGCTGCCGGTGACCATGGGGTGCTCCCAGGTGAGGAACTGCATGTCGTCCCGGCTCAGGGCAGTGGTGCGGTCGTCGGTCATGGTGATGCCTTCATCCGGGAGCCCGGGGAAAGCATCGCGCATGTGCGGGCCGGGTTTGAGGATCACGGCAGTATCCGAGTGATCTTCCTGGTCCACGCCGTAGCGATCAAAGACGCGCTGCATGAATGGCAGTGGGCTGTCCTCATCCGATTCGGCCAGCAGGGACTGAAGTTGCGAGGCATGTGCGTCATCGAAGGAGCTCAGTTCCAGCAGACGGTCACGACCGGTTTCCATCAAGGTGTGGAGCTCGTCGGCAACAGCGCGGGTTTCGGACACCAGTGCATCGATAGCGGTGTACTCCGGGTCGCTACAGAGCAATGGTTCCAGCGCATCACGGCTGCGCAGATAGATATCATGGCCCGCCGGGTTGGTGTGTTCGAAGGCATTCATGCCTTCGTGGTACCAGCGGTAAAGGACTTCCTGGGCGTGCCCTTCGAAATAGGGCACATGAATCTGGATGTCCTGATTCTGGCCGATACGATCGAGGCGACCAATGCGTTGTTCCAGCAGATCCGGGTTCAGGGGCAGGTCCAGCAGCACCAGGTGATGGGCGAACTGGAAGTTTCGTCCCTCAGAACCAATTTCAGAACAGATCAATGCCTGGGCGCCGTCAACGTCGTCAGCAAAGAAGGCGGCGGCACGGTC
Proteins encoded in this window:
- a CDS encoding twin transmembrane helix small protein, with protein sequence MWWVKLIVIVLLLAALFSLGRALMALVKGEKGEAKSRTMRALAWRVGFSVAVFLFILLSMMMGWITPHDVNPNLLHGQPIHQQAAPAE
- a CDS encoding DUF1820 family protein, which encodes MPAERQIYRVIFLNNGKTYELYAGQIYQSELYGFIEVEEFRFGERSGVVVDPAEEKLKSEFTDVIRSYIPLQAIIRIDEVKKEGPAKIADAKGPNVATLAFPPAPPRDR
- the coxB gene encoding cytochrome c oxidase subunit II, with amino-acid sequence MQSTLFHRAAAGLTSLMISGMTFASDWTERSNLDLRPGVTEVSQEIQDLHTTVLWIVTVIGLLVFGLIVVSMIRHRRSKNPNPATFHENVFLEVLWTVIPFVILIAMAVPATRVLVKLDDSAESELTVKVTGYRWKWSYEYLTYEDDNDIGVSFFSNLATPPEQYNNPVLAGGLFPYGTAKDRVGKEAPEKDHNYQLEVDKKLVIPSGQKVRFLVTSDDVIHSFWVPDFGGKKDAIPGFVNETWALVPEGKEGTYYGQCAELCGKNHAFMPIAVEVVTQDEFKTWIAEEKEKAASGPDLTPFSGLDQAMEEGEQVYASACALCHGANGEGGIGLPFAGTDFATQDEYLNEHIDVLVNGRAAMPAFKAQLTPRQIAAVVTYERNAFGNDTGDLIQPADVNDHE
- the ctaD gene encoding cytochrome c oxidase subunit I encodes the protein MSTAAATHDDHHDHHHAPTGLKRWLFSTNHKDIGTLYLWFSFAMFLVGGFMAMVIRAELLEPGMQFVDPEFFNQMTTVHGLVMVFGAVMPATVGLANWMIPLMIGAPDMALPRMNNWSFWILPFAFGILIFAVLMSAFGAGNPSAPNFGWTFYAPLSTKYGPASTDLFILSVHMMGISSIMGAINVVVTVFNMRAPGMTLMKMPLFVWTWLITAFLLIAVIPVLAGAVTMMLTDRHFGTSFFDAAGGGDPVLFQHIFWFFGHPEVYIMILPSFGIVSAIIPAFARKPLFGYASMVYATASIALLSFVVWAHHMFTVGMPLAGTLFFMYMTMLISVPTGVKVFNWVATMWRGSMTFELPMKWAIAFVILFTCGGLSGLMLAMTPIDFQYHDTYFVVAHFHYVLVTGAIFSIFAAAYYWLPKWSGVMPSKLLGELHFWNSLISANLLFFPMHFVGLAGMPRRYADYALQFADYNFWISIGGFWFGLSQVIFLVVAVRCAMKKGEPAPAKPWEGAEGLEWEVPSPAPFHTFDTPPVVK
- a CDS encoding cytochrome c oxidase assembly protein, which codes for MSENQPLSVEQRNKRTLKKLVIWAIGMFAFAFLMVPFYNVICDITGLNGKTSSTAATDAPAQVVEDRTVTVEFITQKGDGISGEFTSETKRVKVHPGEITLVHFYASNPTDSDMVTQSIPSVTPGVAARYLHKTQCFCFDQQTLAAGERKDMPMIFYLDPEIPSHINQFTLSYTIFDVTERVAGKNNSVAVN
- a CDS encoding cytochrome c oxidase subunit 3, producing MATDKYYVPESSPWPLTASIGLCMTAVGGAHFIQQSTMADMEPSFSGKPLFFLGLAWLLVVVALWWRDTIKESVTGLHSNQLGGSYRQGMLWFIFSEVMFFAAFFGAMFYTRWLIIPWLGGEGTGAMTHEVLWPEFQAMWPLTVTPDGTTTTPMGAWGLPAINTAILLVSSITLTIAHHALLEGKRGTLILFQAATVVLGVIFLGLQALEYVHAYDMGLTLDAGIYGSLFFLLTGFHGAHVTIGTIFLLVTLIRVIKGHFSEDNCFAWEAGAWYWHFVDVVWLFLFVTVYWL
- a CDS encoding dienelactone hydrolase family protein → MALLECIEIEPAQPAVASVIWLHGLGASGHDFEPIVPELQLPADLPVRFIFPHAPNIPVTVNGGMVMPAWYDILAMDIDRKVDESGVLASADAIDDLIEREIQRGIPSNRIIIAGFSQGGAVAYQCALRHPKPLAGLLTLSTYMAIPVALSETNAHLPVMVSHGTMDPVVPEQLGQRAVASLQQMGLSPDYRTYPMEHMVCLEQIREIGKWISECLMPDA